The Roseofilum capinflatum BLCC-M114 DNA segment AAAGTTTTCTCTCTGGAATTCCTAATATCAATAGCATTTCTTTATGATAAGACTGTTCAAAGGTGTTTACTAAAAAATAATCAATCTCACTTATATCCACTCCTGCACAGTTGAGAATATGAATTCGTGGCACTACATCAAACATAAAATGATAGTAGTTATGACCAGCCGTAGCTGTTAACACAGCAACTTTTCCTGGGATTTTTCTTAATGGTGGAAACTTGAGTTGATTTAAAGCTGAGTGGCATTTTAAGTTTGGGATAAATTCTACAGACACATCGGCTAAGAGACTATCGTCTGGAGCGATCACTGAGCCACTAAAACTGTAGCATCTTCCTTCAGGAATTAAGACAAAAAATGTTTTTGGAGAATCGAATTGATACTCTTTCCTAAATTCCCAATGAATATTATTATCTAATCCTATAGGTCTCTTTCTAAAAATTCTATGCTGTGGATAAAGTGCTTTATATATTAGTGTTTTTTTGGAGTGTTTATTTTGCAAATATTTAGACAAATTTTCTACCCAATCTGAAGTTGTTTGATACACTCTTTTAGGAGAACCCAAAAATTCAGAGCTGACAGGCAATAATTTCAGGACTTTGATAATCAAAGTTCGCCAAAAGTAAGACTTAGTTAGTTTGATTAATACTGGAAACATTTGTTATTCGATCGTTTTTTTACGTAGACGGGGACTTAACACTCCAAGAATAGACGGGCTTCAGCTATAACCATTGAAATTTAATCTGTTTTACCACCTAGTTGAGCTGACCATTGTTGAGACATTAATCTTAGTACCATAAGAACGA contains these protein-coding regions:
- a CDS encoding glycosyltransferase family 61 protein, which codes for MIIKVLKLLPVSSEFLGSPKRVYQTTSDWVENLSKYLQNKHSKKTLIYKALYPQHRIFRKRPIGLDNNIHWEFRKEYQFDSPKTFFVLIPEGRCYSFSGSVIAPDDSLLADVSVEFIPNLKCHSALNQLKFPPLRKIPGKVAVLTATAGHNYYHFMFDVVPRIHILNCAGVDISEIDYFLVNTFEQSYHKEMLLILGIPERKLLESYRYPHIKAEELFVPSLVGVTGNPPLWACEFLRKAFLNTSNGNRSISSRRIYISRAKASYRQVINEAEVIEFIKKLGFESLILETMTVSEQVRVFSDVEIVVSPHGAGLSNIVFCQRGCKIIELYSPNYVRVFFWTLANQVGLEYYYLIGKGERPPEYLDPDHVREDIMVDLESLSKLLSIANIN